Proteins from a genomic interval of Lolium perenne isolate Kyuss_39 chromosome 1, Kyuss_2.0, whole genome shotgun sequence:
- the LOC127322866 gene encoding protein ROS1C isoform X1, with protein sequence MEPSGLNPQANPAVNQLNLTPGIPGTAMAISAGISPTNGLTLFSGCSTPMVSAMREDSTPPAALPGSMSGAAEQDAGSSIRSSYNLLAGCTQVPISILVFHRRLTGRGSRSRPPAMPAVSQDSEDAASILAAPSDFLSLGRASNFAAMNPSVLAPVNCDSEQPPTHFQPNGLDAEAPQTSIQAEESQRSSSSAAVACNGHSNLESVCPANTDETQGQHTKELTSLLAEGVTDHSMHKYERKRKKLKTGGQLNDHTVLSTPAAFMEKTLTQIDTQISGSEKIRTLENEEIPAPKAKPRRKKHRAKVIREGKLGKKKKPEVTTPEVKSPSQKAKRSYVRKNRNLSSLEKCSGPDKEQSISAGAEDAARSRTAAVRRRLQFELGELGVQGEDQSSTGNSRHHVKEKLIHAKSSSCSATTTSLTPQTGHELNLDMENPAGGLASGMIRELNKLGSTPDLDATSMGVAIAKGNNKDLEVNYSNKDGFDMHRSATSIPERTSTESQVTKVSKVENREHRQHRESESSLSGSQDSVILRTAAQMLAFCQAGGVKKKRSVRVRRSSFVPTTDIKKNIAHTVTRLPQSCMEALYESTCIKFMTKKRSQRGRLHSCSSIQPNMDKQNMSSSGNSFSGGSNGSDRKFQQTLLQSPNNRKTNLGIYETPEKSSENTSSAPYMNFLQRVASRMKHLNLNTGHVHTNDIHSSLTTTSVVSFGVTGSLSNSLVPFGGQMLIPYERPLPLVKKQRPRAKVNLDFETTRVWNLLMGKATEPVDGTDVDKERWWKQEREVFQGRANSFIARMRLVQGDRHFSPWKGSVVDSVVGVFLTQNVSDHLSSSAYMALAASFPAGPINGNCKDDISSQDIEEIISTSVVGEINMFDFFDTSPRAELGGNFEELSVTYEKIHVETRNNTSDYELTKGENYSFYSKEPNEGSCDHQETVIDHKTRKCPDFSIELTASLRSSPDIHFQNEISSQSVIVSETIPQSRLSVSSEKNYPPRGGAGAASQQLRNNFGAGNSLAGKDATAKELECQRLKTMAVNDDCVGEHGIPPTSMIYYPFISVDQQQGDVTNEPYVSSTSSNSSSGSASSLLKNGLTGKKIPLFMPSDNQATQKICSKTVISTRISSKISTDLPVELHGDKSTKFEASDLQEHESLSATGGMIAETANGVDGFASKSGFTSHSEVLDKEAQASTPKKTRTTKKKDTENFDWDKFRRKACDDGYMNERTFERRDSVDWEAVRCADVRRISHAIRDRGMNNVLAERIQSFLNRLVKDHGSIDLEWLRDIAPDSAKDYLLSIRGLGLKSVECVRLLTLHHLAFPVDTNVGRICVRLGWVPIQPLPESLQLHLLELYPVLETIQKYLWPRLCKLDQETLYELHYHMITFGKVFCTKSKPNCNACPMRSECRHFASAFASARLALPAPEEKGLACSRNQFNFQNGGMPTLNSTVLPQLEGSTHGRDFPANNSEPIIEEPESPREEEQTETLENDIEDYDADTGEIPIIKLNLEAFAQNLENCIKESNKDLQPDDIAKALVAISTEAASIPVPKLKNVRRLRTEHYVYELPDSHSLVQQLGLDQREPDDPSPYLLTIWMQDDIKEMSKAPKPCCSTQMEAGFCSNENCQYCVPEREHQSQYVRGTILVPCRTAMKGSFPLNGTYFQVNEVFADHKSSHDPIHVVREQLWNLERRMVYFGTSVPSIFKGLTTEEVQQCFWRGFVCVRGFDMETRAPRPLCPHLHLAASKLPRSRKSVATEQNTDSARASVS encoded by the exons ATGGAGCCCTCGGGGCTCAACCCGCAGGCAAATCCTGCCGTGAACCAACTTAATTTGACCCCGGGCATCCCTGGTACAGCCATGGCCATATCAGCCGGGATCAGCCCAACCAACGGGCTAACTTTGTTCTCAGGATGCTCCACGCCGATGGTGAGTGCTATGCGTGAGGATTCGACTCCACCAGCCGCTCTTCCGGGTTCGATGAGTGGCGCTGCTGAACAAGATGCTGGGTCCTCCATCCGGTCGTCCTATAACCTGCTTGCAGGATGCACGCAGGTGCCGATAAGTATCTTGGTGTTCCATAGGCGTCTGACCGGAAGGGGATCGAGGTCCCGGCCGCCTGCAATGCCCGCTGTTTCACAAG ACTCTGAAGATGCAGCTTCTATTCTGGCTGCTCCAAGTGATTTCTTATCTCTTGGAAGGGCGTCAAATTTTGCTGCGATGAATCCTTCAGTACTCGCTCCAGTTAATTGCGACTCAGAACAGCCACCAACGCATTTCCAACCAAATGGGTTAGATGCTGAAGCACCCCAAACTAGTATTCAAGCAGAGGAGAGTCAAcgatcatcatcatcagcagcagttgcctgTAATGGCCACAGTAACTTAGAATCAGTTTGCCCTGCAAACACTGATGAAACACAAGGTCAACACACTAAAGAACTGACTTCGCTGCTTGCTGAAGGTGTAACTGATCACAGCATGCATAAGTACGAGCGGAAGCGAAAAAAGCTCAAGACGGGAGGCCAACTGAATGATCACACAGTTTTGTCAACACCAGCTGCTTTTATGGAGAAGACACTCACTCAGATAGATACACAGATTTCAGGTTCTGAAAAAATTAGAACATTGGAAAATGAGGAGATCCCTGCACCAAAAGCCAAGCCTCGGAGGAAGAAACATAGAGCAAAGGTAATACGCGAAGGCAAGCTAGGCAAGAAGAAAAAGCCTGAAGTTACAACGCCAGAAGTGAAGTCTCCCAGTCAAAAAGCCAAGAGAAGTTATGTACGGAAAAATAGAAATCTGAGTTCTCTGGAGAAGTGCTCGGGACCTGATAAGGAGCAATCAATTTCTGCAGGAGCAGAAGATGCTGCTAGAAGCAGAACTGCAGCAGTTCGGAGAAGGCTGCAGTTCGAACTTGGTGAACTAGGAGTGCAGGGAGAAGACCAATCATCAACTGGCAACTCACGTCACCACGTCAAGGAGAAACTCATTCATGCTAAAAGTTCTTCATGTTCAGCCACCACTACATCATTAACTCCACAGACTGGACATGAACTGAATTTAGACATGgaaaatccagcaggaggatTAGCTTCTGGCATGATTCGCGAACTGAACAAACTAGGAAGCACTCCTGATCTTGATGCCACAAGTATGGGGGTGGCCATAGCGAAAGGAAACAACAAGGACCTGGAGGTGAACTACTCTAACAAAGATGGTTTTGATATGCATCGCTCGGCTACTTCTATACCTGAAAGAACATCCACAGAAAGTCAGGTGACTAAGGTGTCAAAAGTGGAGAACAGGGAACATCGACAACATAGAGAGAGCGAGTCTTCCCTGTCTGGCTCACAGGACTCCGTCATCTTGAGGACTGCTGCTCAGATGCTAGCATTTTGTCAAGCTGGTGGGGTAAAAAAGAAGCGATCGGTCAGGGTTCGCAGGAGTTCTTTTGTTCCTACTACAGATATCAAGAAGAATATTGCACACACAGTTACAAGATTACCTCAGTCATGCATGGAGGCCCTGTATGAAAGTACCTGCATTAAATTTATGACCAAGAAGCGTTCACAAAGGGGACGCCTTCATTCCTGCAGTTCCATTCAACCAAATATGGACAAGCAAAACATGTCTTCATCTGGAAACTCTTTTTCTGGTGGATCTAATGGATCAGATAGAAAATTTCAGCAGACTTTACTGCAGTCTCCGAATAATCGAAAAACCAACCTTGGTATCTATGAAACACCAGAAAAAAGCTCAGAAAATACATCAAGTGCACCATATATGAATTTTCTTCAAAGGGTTGCATCAAGGATGAAACATCTTAATTTGAACACCGGGCATGTGCATACGAATGACATACATTCGTCTCTGACCACGACCTCTGTTGTTTCTTTTGGAGTAACAGGCAGTCTCTCAAATTCTCTTGTACCATTTGGGGGTCAGATGCTCATTCCATATGAGAGGCCATTGCCTTTAGTCAAGAAACAGCGCCCTCGAGCCAAAGTTAACTTGGATTTTGAGACAACAAGAGTTTGGAACCTTTTGATGGGGAAAGCAACTGAGCCTGTAGATGGGACTGATGTTGACAAAGAGAGATGGTGGAAACAAGAAAGAGAAGTTTTTCAAGGACGCGCTAATTCATTTATAGCACGCATGCGACTTGTTCAAG GTGACAGACACTTCTCTCCTTGGAAAGGATCAGTAGTTGACTCCGTAGTAGGAGTTTTCCTCACTCAGAATGTATCTGACCATCTTTCCAG CTCTGCCTATATGGCCCTTGCTGCGAGTTTCCCTGCAGGGCCAATCAATGGCAATTGTAAGGATGATATTAGCAGTCAAGACATTGAAGAAATAATTAGCACGAGTGTGGTAGGAGAGATAAACATGTTTGACTTTTTTGATACTAGTCCAAGAGCAGAACTAGGAGGGAATTTTGAAGAGCTGTCAGTCACCTATGAGAagatacatgtggaaacaaggaacaATACTAGTGATTATGAGTTGACTAAAGGTGAAAATTATTCATTTTATTCCAAAGAACCAAATGAAGGTTCTTGCGACCACCAAGAGACAGTAATAGACCACAAAACACGGAAATGTCCAGATTTCTCCATAGAATTAACAGCATCATTGAGAAGCTCACCAGATATACACTTCCAGAATGAAATATCATCTCAGAGTGTTATAGTTTCAGAAACTATCCCTCAATCGCGATTATCTGTGAGTTCTGAGAAAAATTATCCACCTAGAGGTGGTGCTGGTGCAGCTTCTCAGCAGCTGAGAAACAATTTTGGTGCTGGAAATTCATTAGCAGGAAAGGATGCCACAGCCAAGGAACTTGAATGTCAAAGACTCAAAACAATGGCAGTAAATGATGATTGCGTAGGTGAACATGGGATTCCCCCTACTTCCATGATATATTATCCATTTATCTCAGTTGATCAGCAACAAGGAGATGTGACGAATGAACCATATGTTTCGTCTACATCTTCTAATAGTTCCTCGGGCTCTGCATCATCACTCCTAAAAAATGGCTTAACTGGGAAGAAAATTCCTCTTTTCATGCCATCTGATAATCAGGCAACACAAAAAATTTGTAGCAAGACTGTTATCTCAACACGAATTTCTTCAAAAATAAGCACAGATCTTCCAG TCGAGTTGCATGGCGACAAGAGCACTAAGTTTGAAGCATCAGACTTGCAGGAGCATGAATCACTGTCTGCCACTGGTGGAATGATAGCAGAAACAGCAAACGGGGTGGATGGATTTGCTTCAAAATCCGGTTTTACTTCCCACAGTGAAGTGCTGGATAAagaagcacaagcatcaacaccaAAGAAAACAAGAACGACAAAGAAAAAAGATACAGAAAATTTTGACTGGGATAAATTTCGAAGGAAGGCTTGTGACGATGGCTACATGAATGAAAGAACTTTTGAAAGAAGAGACTCTGTTGATTGGGAAGCAGTACGGTGTGCGGATGTACGCAGAATTTCTCATGCCATCCGGGATCGAGGAATGAATAATGTTTTAGCAGAGCGAATCCAG AGTTTCCTGAATCGTTTGGTCAAAGATCATGGGAGTATTGATCTTGAATGGTTAAGAGATATTGCCCCTGACTCAGCAAA GGATTACTTGCTTAGCATACGTGGACTGGGGCTTAAAAGTGTTGAATGTGTTCGTCTACTGACATTACATCATCTTGCTTTCCCT GTTGACACTAATGTTGGCCGGATATGTGTAAGGCTGGGATGGGTGCCCATTCAACCTCTTCCCGAATCTCTACAATTGCATCTCCTCGAGCT ATATCCTGTCTTGGAGACTATACAAAAGTACCTCTGGCCTCGTCTGTGTAAACTTGATCAAGAGACACT GTATGAGCTACACTACCACATGATTACTTTTGGAAAG GTGTTCTGTACAAAAAGCAAGCCAAACTGCAATGCATGTCCAATGAGAAGTGAATGTAGGCATTTTGCAAGTGCCTTCGCAAG TGCACGGCTTGCACTTCCCGCACCTGAGGAGAAAGGCTTGGCGTGCTCGAGAAATCAATTCAATTTCCAGAATGGTGGCATGCCCACTCTGAATTCAACTGTCCTGCCACAGCTTGAGGGAAGTACCCATGGAAGGGATTTTCCTGCCAACAACTCAGAACCAATAATTGAGGAGCCAGAAAGTCCAAGAGAGGAAGAACAGACAGAAACCTTGGAAAACGATATCGAAGATTATGATGCAGACACTGGTGAAATCCCAATAATAAAGCTTAACCTAGAAGCTTTTGCTCAGAACTTGgaaaattgcatcaaagaaagcaATAAGGACCTCCAACCTGATGATATTGCGAAAGCACTTGTTGCTATTAGCACTGAAGCAGCTTCAATTCCAGTCCCTAAACTAAAGAATGTACGCAGGCTTCGGACAGAACACTATGT TTACGAACTTCCAGATTCACACTCACTTGTGCAACAG CTAGGACTTGACCAACGGGAACCCGACGATCCAAGTCCTTACCTACTGACCATATGGATGCAAG ATGACATAAAGGAAatgagcaaggcaccaaaaccatgCTGTAGCACTCAAATGGAAGCTGGATTTTGTAGTAACGAGAACTGTCAGTACTGTGTGCCTGAGCGAGAACACCAATCGCAATATGTCAGGGGCACGATTCTG GTTCCATGTCGAACAGCTATGAAGGGTAGTTTCCCACTTAATGGGACCTATTTTCAGGTTAACGAG GTTTTTGCTGACCACAAATCTAGCCATGATCCCATACATGTCGTAAGGGAGCAATTATGGAACTTGGAAAGACGAATGGTATACTTTGGGACTTCAGTGCCTTCCATATTCAAAG GTCTAACAACTGAAGAAGTACAACAGTGCTTCTGGAGAG GATTTGTCTGCGTGCGAGGATTTGACATGGAGACTAGGGCGCCAAGGCCTCTGTGCCCCCATCTGCACCTTGCAGCAAGCAAATTGCCCAGATCACGCAAGTCAGTAGCAACTGAACAAAACACGGATTCAGCAAGGGCATCGGTTTCATAA
- the LOC127322866 gene encoding protein ROS1C isoform X2: MEPSGLNPQANPAVNQLNLTPGIPGTAMAISAGISPTNGLTLFSGCSTPMVSAMREDSTPPAALPGSMSGAAEQDAGSSIRSSYNLLAGCTQVPISILVFHRRLTGRGSRSRPPAMPAVSQDSEDAASILAAPSDFLSLGRASNFAAMNPSVLAPVNCDSEQPPTHFQPNGLDAEAPQTSIQAEESQRSSSSAAVACNGHSNLESVCPANTDETQGQHTKELTSLLAEGVTDHSMHKYERKRKKLKTGGQLNDHTVLSTPAAFMEKTLTQIDTQISGSEKIRTLENEEIPAPKAKPRRKKHRAKVIREGKLGKKKKPEVTTPEVKSPSQKAKRSYVRKNRNLSSLEKCSGPDKEQSISAGAEDAARSRTAAVRRRLQFELGELGVQGEDQSSTGNSRHHVKEKLIHAKSSSCSATTTSLTPQTGHELNLDMENPAGGLASGMIRELNKLGSTPDLDATSMGVAIAKGNNKDLEVNYSNKDGFDMHRSATSIPERTSTESQVTKVSKVENREHRQHRESESSLSGSQDSVILRTAAQMLAFCQAGGVKKKRSVRVRRSSFVPTTDIKKNIAHTVTRLPQSCMEALYESTCIKFMTKKRSQRGRLHSCSSIQPNMDKQNMSSSGNSFSGGSNGSDRKFQQTLLQSPNNRKTNLGIYETPEKSSENTSSAPYMNFLQRVASRMKHLNLNTGHVHTNDIHSSLTTTSVVSFGVTGSLSNSLVPFGGQMLIPYERPLPLVKKQRPRAKVNLDFETTRVWNLLMGKATEPVDGTDVDKERWWKQEREVFQGRANSFIARMRLVQGDRHFSPWKGSVVDSVVGVFLTQNVSDHLSSSAYMALAASFPAGPINGNCKDDISSQDIEEIISTSVVGEINMFDFFDTSPRAELGGNFEELSVTYEKIHVETRNNTSDYELTKGENYSFYSKEPNEGSCDHQETVIDHKTRKCPDFSIELTASLRSSPDIHFQNEISSQSVIVSETIPQSRLSVSSEKNYPPRGGAGAASQQLRNNFGAGNSLAGKDATAKELECQRLKTMAVNDDCVGEHGIPPTSMIYYPFISVDQQQGDVTNEPYVSSTSSNSSSGSASSLLKNGLTGKKIPLFMPSDNQATQKICSKTVISTRISSKISTDLPDLQEHESLSATGGMIAETANGVDGFASKSGFTSHSEVLDKEAQASTPKKTRTTKKKDTENFDWDKFRRKACDDGYMNERTFERRDSVDWEAVRCADVRRISHAIRDRGMNNVLAERIQSFLNRLVKDHGSIDLEWLRDIAPDSAKDYLLSIRGLGLKSVECVRLLTLHHLAFPVDTNVGRICVRLGWVPIQPLPESLQLHLLELYPVLETIQKYLWPRLCKLDQETLYELHYHMITFGKVFCTKSKPNCNACPMRSECRHFASAFASARLALPAPEEKGLACSRNQFNFQNGGMPTLNSTVLPQLEGSTHGRDFPANNSEPIIEEPESPREEEQTETLENDIEDYDADTGEIPIIKLNLEAFAQNLENCIKESNKDLQPDDIAKALVAISTEAASIPVPKLKNVRRLRTEHYVYELPDSHSLVQQLGLDQREPDDPSPYLLTIWMQDDIKEMSKAPKPCCSTQMEAGFCSNENCQYCVPEREHQSQYVRGTILVPCRTAMKGSFPLNGTYFQVNEVFADHKSSHDPIHVVREQLWNLERRMVYFGTSVPSIFKGLTTEEVQQCFWRGFVCVRGFDMETRAPRPLCPHLHLAASKLPRSRKSVATEQNTDSARASVS; encoded by the exons ATGGAGCCCTCGGGGCTCAACCCGCAGGCAAATCCTGCCGTGAACCAACTTAATTTGACCCCGGGCATCCCTGGTACAGCCATGGCCATATCAGCCGGGATCAGCCCAACCAACGGGCTAACTTTGTTCTCAGGATGCTCCACGCCGATGGTGAGTGCTATGCGTGAGGATTCGACTCCACCAGCCGCTCTTCCGGGTTCGATGAGTGGCGCTGCTGAACAAGATGCTGGGTCCTCCATCCGGTCGTCCTATAACCTGCTTGCAGGATGCACGCAGGTGCCGATAAGTATCTTGGTGTTCCATAGGCGTCTGACCGGAAGGGGATCGAGGTCCCGGCCGCCTGCAATGCCCGCTGTTTCACAAG ACTCTGAAGATGCAGCTTCTATTCTGGCTGCTCCAAGTGATTTCTTATCTCTTGGAAGGGCGTCAAATTTTGCTGCGATGAATCCTTCAGTACTCGCTCCAGTTAATTGCGACTCAGAACAGCCACCAACGCATTTCCAACCAAATGGGTTAGATGCTGAAGCACCCCAAACTAGTATTCAAGCAGAGGAGAGTCAAcgatcatcatcatcagcagcagttgcctgTAATGGCCACAGTAACTTAGAATCAGTTTGCCCTGCAAACACTGATGAAACACAAGGTCAACACACTAAAGAACTGACTTCGCTGCTTGCTGAAGGTGTAACTGATCACAGCATGCATAAGTACGAGCGGAAGCGAAAAAAGCTCAAGACGGGAGGCCAACTGAATGATCACACAGTTTTGTCAACACCAGCTGCTTTTATGGAGAAGACACTCACTCAGATAGATACACAGATTTCAGGTTCTGAAAAAATTAGAACATTGGAAAATGAGGAGATCCCTGCACCAAAAGCCAAGCCTCGGAGGAAGAAACATAGAGCAAAGGTAATACGCGAAGGCAAGCTAGGCAAGAAGAAAAAGCCTGAAGTTACAACGCCAGAAGTGAAGTCTCCCAGTCAAAAAGCCAAGAGAAGTTATGTACGGAAAAATAGAAATCTGAGTTCTCTGGAGAAGTGCTCGGGACCTGATAAGGAGCAATCAATTTCTGCAGGAGCAGAAGATGCTGCTAGAAGCAGAACTGCAGCAGTTCGGAGAAGGCTGCAGTTCGAACTTGGTGAACTAGGAGTGCAGGGAGAAGACCAATCATCAACTGGCAACTCACGTCACCACGTCAAGGAGAAACTCATTCATGCTAAAAGTTCTTCATGTTCAGCCACCACTACATCATTAACTCCACAGACTGGACATGAACTGAATTTAGACATGgaaaatccagcaggaggatTAGCTTCTGGCATGATTCGCGAACTGAACAAACTAGGAAGCACTCCTGATCTTGATGCCACAAGTATGGGGGTGGCCATAGCGAAAGGAAACAACAAGGACCTGGAGGTGAACTACTCTAACAAAGATGGTTTTGATATGCATCGCTCGGCTACTTCTATACCTGAAAGAACATCCACAGAAAGTCAGGTGACTAAGGTGTCAAAAGTGGAGAACAGGGAACATCGACAACATAGAGAGAGCGAGTCTTCCCTGTCTGGCTCACAGGACTCCGTCATCTTGAGGACTGCTGCTCAGATGCTAGCATTTTGTCAAGCTGGTGGGGTAAAAAAGAAGCGATCGGTCAGGGTTCGCAGGAGTTCTTTTGTTCCTACTACAGATATCAAGAAGAATATTGCACACACAGTTACAAGATTACCTCAGTCATGCATGGAGGCCCTGTATGAAAGTACCTGCATTAAATTTATGACCAAGAAGCGTTCACAAAGGGGACGCCTTCATTCCTGCAGTTCCATTCAACCAAATATGGACAAGCAAAACATGTCTTCATCTGGAAACTCTTTTTCTGGTGGATCTAATGGATCAGATAGAAAATTTCAGCAGACTTTACTGCAGTCTCCGAATAATCGAAAAACCAACCTTGGTATCTATGAAACACCAGAAAAAAGCTCAGAAAATACATCAAGTGCACCATATATGAATTTTCTTCAAAGGGTTGCATCAAGGATGAAACATCTTAATTTGAACACCGGGCATGTGCATACGAATGACATACATTCGTCTCTGACCACGACCTCTGTTGTTTCTTTTGGAGTAACAGGCAGTCTCTCAAATTCTCTTGTACCATTTGGGGGTCAGATGCTCATTCCATATGAGAGGCCATTGCCTTTAGTCAAGAAACAGCGCCCTCGAGCCAAAGTTAACTTGGATTTTGAGACAACAAGAGTTTGGAACCTTTTGATGGGGAAAGCAACTGAGCCTGTAGATGGGACTGATGTTGACAAAGAGAGATGGTGGAAACAAGAAAGAGAAGTTTTTCAAGGACGCGCTAATTCATTTATAGCACGCATGCGACTTGTTCAAG GTGACAGACACTTCTCTCCTTGGAAAGGATCAGTAGTTGACTCCGTAGTAGGAGTTTTCCTCACTCAGAATGTATCTGACCATCTTTCCAG CTCTGCCTATATGGCCCTTGCTGCGAGTTTCCCTGCAGGGCCAATCAATGGCAATTGTAAGGATGATATTAGCAGTCAAGACATTGAAGAAATAATTAGCACGAGTGTGGTAGGAGAGATAAACATGTTTGACTTTTTTGATACTAGTCCAAGAGCAGAACTAGGAGGGAATTTTGAAGAGCTGTCAGTCACCTATGAGAagatacatgtggaaacaaggaacaATACTAGTGATTATGAGTTGACTAAAGGTGAAAATTATTCATTTTATTCCAAAGAACCAAATGAAGGTTCTTGCGACCACCAAGAGACAGTAATAGACCACAAAACACGGAAATGTCCAGATTTCTCCATAGAATTAACAGCATCATTGAGAAGCTCACCAGATATACACTTCCAGAATGAAATATCATCTCAGAGTGTTATAGTTTCAGAAACTATCCCTCAATCGCGATTATCTGTGAGTTCTGAGAAAAATTATCCACCTAGAGGTGGTGCTGGTGCAGCTTCTCAGCAGCTGAGAAACAATTTTGGTGCTGGAAATTCATTAGCAGGAAAGGATGCCACAGCCAAGGAACTTGAATGTCAAAGACTCAAAACAATGGCAGTAAATGATGATTGCGTAGGTGAACATGGGATTCCCCCTACTTCCATGATATATTATCCATTTATCTCAGTTGATCAGCAACAAGGAGATGTGACGAATGAACCATATGTTTCGTCTACATCTTCTAATAGTTCCTCGGGCTCTGCATCATCACTCCTAAAAAATGGCTTAACTGGGAAGAAAATTCCTCTTTTCATGCCATCTGATAATCAGGCAACACAAAAAATTTGTAGCAAGACTGTTATCTCAACACGAATTTCTTCAAAAATAAGCACAGATCTTCCAG ACTTGCAGGAGCATGAATCACTGTCTGCCACTGGTGGAATGATAGCAGAAACAGCAAACGGGGTGGATGGATTTGCTTCAAAATCCGGTTTTACTTCCCACAGTGAAGTGCTGGATAAagaagcacaagcatcaacaccaAAGAAAACAAGAACGACAAAGAAAAAAGATACAGAAAATTTTGACTGGGATAAATTTCGAAGGAAGGCTTGTGACGATGGCTACATGAATGAAAGAACTTTTGAAAGAAGAGACTCTGTTGATTGGGAAGCAGTACGGTGTGCGGATGTACGCAGAATTTCTCATGCCATCCGGGATCGAGGAATGAATAATGTTTTAGCAGAGCGAATCCAG AGTTTCCTGAATCGTTTGGTCAAAGATCATGGGAGTATTGATCTTGAATGGTTAAGAGATATTGCCCCTGACTCAGCAAA GGATTACTTGCTTAGCATACGTGGACTGGGGCTTAAAAGTGTTGAATGTGTTCGTCTACTGACATTACATCATCTTGCTTTCCCT GTTGACACTAATGTTGGCCGGATATGTGTAAGGCTGGGATGGGTGCCCATTCAACCTCTTCCCGAATCTCTACAATTGCATCTCCTCGAGCT ATATCCTGTCTTGGAGACTATACAAAAGTACCTCTGGCCTCGTCTGTGTAAACTTGATCAAGAGACACT GTATGAGCTACACTACCACATGATTACTTTTGGAAAG GTGTTCTGTACAAAAAGCAAGCCAAACTGCAATGCATGTCCAATGAGAAGTGAATGTAGGCATTTTGCAAGTGCCTTCGCAAG TGCACGGCTTGCACTTCCCGCACCTGAGGAGAAAGGCTTGGCGTGCTCGAGAAATCAATTCAATTTCCAGAATGGTGGCATGCCCACTCTGAATTCAACTGTCCTGCCACAGCTTGAGGGAAGTACCCATGGAAGGGATTTTCCTGCCAACAACTCAGAACCAATAATTGAGGAGCCAGAAAGTCCAAGAGAGGAAGAACAGACAGAAACCTTGGAAAACGATATCGAAGATTATGATGCAGACACTGGTGAAATCCCAATAATAAAGCTTAACCTAGAAGCTTTTGCTCAGAACTTGgaaaattgcatcaaagaaagcaATAAGGACCTCCAACCTGATGATATTGCGAAAGCACTTGTTGCTATTAGCACTGAAGCAGCTTCAATTCCAGTCCCTAAACTAAAGAATGTACGCAGGCTTCGGACAGAACACTATGT TTACGAACTTCCAGATTCACACTCACTTGTGCAACAG CTAGGACTTGACCAACGGGAACCCGACGATCCAAGTCCTTACCTACTGACCATATGGATGCAAG ATGACATAAAGGAAatgagcaaggcaccaaaaccatgCTGTAGCACTCAAATGGAAGCTGGATTTTGTAGTAACGAGAACTGTCAGTACTGTGTGCCTGAGCGAGAACACCAATCGCAATATGTCAGGGGCACGATTCTG GTTCCATGTCGAACAGCTATGAAGGGTAGTTTCCCACTTAATGGGACCTATTTTCAGGTTAACGAG GTTTTTGCTGACCACAAATCTAGCCATGATCCCATACATGTCGTAAGGGAGCAATTATGGAACTTGGAAAGACGAATGGTATACTTTGGGACTTCAGTGCCTTCCATATTCAAAG GTCTAACAACTGAAGAAGTACAACAGTGCTTCTGGAGAG GATTTGTCTGCGTGCGAGGATTTGACATGGAGACTAGGGCGCCAAGGCCTCTGTGCCCCCATCTGCACCTTGCAGCAAGCAAATTGCCCAGATCACGCAAGTCAGTAGCAACTGAACAAAACACGGATTCAGCAAGGGCATCGGTTTCATAA